Genomic DNA from Oncorhynchus nerka isolate Pitt River linkage group LG17, Oner_Uvic_2.0, whole genome shotgun sequence:
TCAGTATGGGGTGCTGGAGAACAGACAGTGATATAGAGATGTTGTATTCATTCATGTGTATATGTAAAATCCTTAGAAAAGCTCTTACAGTACTGAGGTTTATGTAGTCGAGAACACTCTGTCTTGACCGTCTCCTTCCTGTTCTGTGTGTTCCTCCACAGATCCCCTACCAGGAGCTGGGCGGTCAGACTCTGGTCCTACAGGTCTTTGACTTTGATCGCTTTGGTAAACACGACGTGATTGGACAGATCTCCATCCCCATGAACAGTGTGGACCTGGCTCAGCCACTCCACGAATGGAGGGATCTggttggaggagagaaagaggaggtgaggacagagaaaTACAGTCTGTTTGGATTTAGGGTGCATGCTTTTTTTTTacgtctacctgtctgtgtctgtctgtgtctgcataTCAAACTATATCGAACTGTCTGTTTTAATACATCTTTCTATCTACGTGCCTGTTTGTGTTTGTCTGGTCACAGGTAGAGAAGCTAGGGGACATCTGTATCTCTCTGCGCTACGTCCCCACGGCCGGTAAATTGACCATCAACATCATGGAGGCCAAGCACCTGAAGGCGATGGACTGCGGAGGCTTGTCAGGTGAGCTTCTATTAATCCTTACACTCTCCTAGTCAATACTAGCCATGCTGTGACGTTTCACTCTTTTTTTTCAAAACTAGACATTCTGTGATGGTAAACTCAACTAGCTAATAGTAGCCATGCTGTGACCTATTAATGACATCTGGTTGCCTACATTTTGTTGAAGTAATTCAACTTAAACCATTGGGCAGCATTACAGAGTTGCAGACACTACACATTAATTTACTGCATAATAATTTCTTCTGACAGTTTTTCATCCAAGTGGCTCACCCTCTGTTTGACCTCTGTAACTAACATTCCTCTCTACCCCATGGCTTCTCCTACCAGATCCCTTCGTTAAAGTTGTGCTGCAGCACCAAGGCAAGCggctgaagaagaagaagacaacaGTCAAACAGAACACTCTGAACCCCTACTTCAACGAAAGCTTCAGCTTCGAGATTCCATTTGGCCAAATACAGGCATGTACAACAAACTTCCCATAAGGAAGACATCTTGGGGTTGTGATAACAGGTTTTCCTGTGGGTTGGGTGACCTGTGTTTGAGGACTCTCCCGGTGTTTCTCTAGAACATTGCACTCTCCTGCCATTTCCTGCTGTATGTTGAACAACACTGTACATGTGGTGGTATTTTGATTTCATCTGACTTTTTAAACTTGACGCTTTTTCCGCTCTTCCCTTTCCTCTTGCAGAAAGTCCAAGTGTTGATCACAGTGTACGATTACGACAAGCTGGGCAGCAACGACGCCATCGGGAAGGTTTGGATCGGCTTCGGTGCCTCAGGGGTGGGCCTTCGCCATTGGTCAGACATGCTGGCCAATCCAAGACGTCCCGTAGCCCAGTGGCACGCCCTGTGTCCTGAGGAGGAGGTGGACGAGGCCCTGAAGAAACCCATCCGCTAAACGTACACTGACACGTCATTGAACATTCTTGTACATGTTAAAACAAACAACATAAGACACAACAACCCACCTGACATTTCTGATAATTTTTTCTggcactctctccttccttattATTCTCCATAGAAAATCAAAAGAATACTTATTTTGCATATGAACTAATTGTACTCTTTGTTTTTACTTTTCTGTCCCTTTTGACCATTTTGATGTTAAGTTATGAGTATGGCTGACTGTTTTGTGCTTTTGTGTATGAATGTGTGCACGTGTGTCTGTGCGCGTGTGTTAGTATTAAACCATAGTTCATGAAAGCTTTCTATTATTTATCTCCTGAATGTAATGTGA
This window encodes:
- the LOC115145509 gene encoding synaptotagmin-2-like, which encodes MQLASVQARPRRAAEEREEPPPGPVPPSTHHSDHQFKNMKSKFFNELTHMPNHKLKIPMWAIGAIVVVVLALVACLGFCIWKKCINKGKKPKKARERKGGRGRRKKEGAGEGEEGKEGEGKEGEEEEKENFGKLEFTLDYNFTDNQLIVGILQAENLPAMDMGGTSDPYVKVYMLPDKKKKFETKVQRKNLCPVFNETFIFKIPYQELGGQTLVLQVFDFDRFGKHDVIGQISIPMNSVDLAQPLHEWRDLVGGEKEEVEKLGDICISLRYVPTAGKLTINIMEAKHLKAMDCGGLSDPFVKVVLQHQGKRLKKKKTTVKQNTLNPYFNESFSFEIPFGQIQKVQVLITVYDYDKLGSNDAIGKVWIGFGASGVGLRHWSDMLANPRRPVAQWHALCPEEEVDEALKKPIR